The DNA segment CGGATAGTTGTCGCGGTAATACTGGCGGATGCCGTTGCGCAGTTTCCGATAGGAGCGGGTGATGCCGAACTGCTCGACCCAGGTATGCTCGTCGGAAGGCACAGCCTGGCTGGTCGACTGGCCGCCAATCCAGTCAAATTCCTCGGTCATGATGACGTTGCGCCCCGCCCGGCAGGCTCCGAGCGCGGCCGCCACGCCGCCGAGACCGCCGCCCACTACCAGAATAGCTGTATGCATCTCTGTCACGTTCATCACGTCCGTTTCTTTGCGGGCCAAAAGGCGTGTGCAGGACCAAGGGTCTCGCCCTCGACCGGTTCACAGGTCAGGAGAATTTGTTGGATGGGTGCGGCGCCCTCGATGCGGCGCACCAGCATGGCGGTCGCCTGCCGGCCCATTTCCTCGCGGGGAATGTTGAAGGAGGCGAACTGCACATGGCTGCGTTCGGCGCGAACATGGCTGCCGAGCACGACGGCCGAAAAGTCACCCGGAAGAGACAAGCCGCGCTCGCGGGCAGCGACTTCCACGCGCACCGCGTCGGCAAGTTCGACGAAAAAGGCCGCCGTCGCGCCTTTGGCAAAGACCGCAGCAAGGATTTCGTCGGCCGGCCGGCCGACGGCATCGATATGGAGAACCAGGTCGGCGCCATCCCCTACCGCCGCGGAAAATCCATTCCAGCGATCGACGATGGACTCGGCCGGGCCTGAAGGACCGATATAGGCGAGCTTGGAATGCCCGAGCCCCCGCGCCTTCTCCACCAGCGCGCGGGTAGCGGTTGTGTAATCGCCACCGACGTAGGGAACGGGTCCGCCAGCGTCCTCGCGTCGGCCGATCGCCACGAATGGATAGTCTCCGGCAACGAGCTTCTTCAGTTCGGCCCGGTCGAATTCCCGGCCGAGCACCAGGCAGCCGTCCGCTATCCTCAACCGGTTGCCGTCAGCGAAAATCTTGCGGTCCTTGCCGACGCCCGCGCCCGTCAAAAGCAGAAGGTCGTAGTTCTGAGCCTGCGCCTCCTCCTCAATACCGAGCAGGAAGGGCAAGAAAAAGTCCGCCTGTTCACTCGGAAAGGCCGGTTCGTAGGTGAAGACGCCGAGGATACGGTTGAGGCCCTTGGCCATACGCCGCGCGATCGGGTCGGGCACGTAGCCGGTCGTGCGGATGACCTGCTGGACCCGCTCGCGGGTTTCCTGCGGAATGCGCGCGAGGGCTGTCTGAGCCCCGTTCAGAACAAGCGAAACGGTAGCCTGGCTGACGCCGGCCAGTTTCGCAATATCGTTCTGAGTCAAGCGCCTAGGGCCTGCCACGGAAGCTCCTCCCTGCTCCTCCTGGCTGCTAATACGCATTAGCAGCTAATGCGTATTAACAAGATGAGATCGGCTGCTGTCAAGCAGAAAAGCCACGCAACAGGCTCGGAGCCTTGTTGTTCATCTTCAGCCCGATCCTCGAAGCCGCCTGCTACTGGTGACTCATGAATGAGTTGGCGGATTGTGACTTTCGCCGAAACCTGTGGGCCCCGGACTCGGCCTGATCGCGTGCGGCAACGCGTTCCT comes from the Sinorhizobium garamanticum genome and includes:
- a CDS encoding LacI family DNA-binding transcriptional regulator; the encoded protein is MRISSQEEQGGASVAGPRRLTQNDIAKLAGVSQATVSLVLNGAQTALARIPQETRERVQQVIRTTGYVPDPIARRMAKGLNRILGVFTYEPAFPSEQADFFLPFLLGIEEEAQAQNYDLLLLTGAGVGKDRKIFADGNRLRIADGCLVLGREFDRAELKKLVAGDYPFVAIGRREDAGGPVPYVGGDYTTATRALVEKARGLGHSKLAYIGPSGPAESIVDRWNGFSAAVGDGADLVLHIDAVGRPADEILAAVFAKGATAAFFVELADAVRVEVAARERGLSLPGDFSAVVLGSHVRAERSHVQFASFNIPREEMGRQATAMLVRRIEGAAPIQQILLTCEPVEGETLGPAHAFWPAKKRT